A genomic region of Gossypium hirsutum isolate 1008001.06 chromosome D01, Gossypium_hirsutum_v2.1, whole genome shotgun sequence contains the following coding sequences:
- the LOC107922235 gene encoding transportin-1, whose translation MAAAGSASWQPQEEGLKEICGLLEQQISPSSSADKSQIWQQLQHYSQFPDFNNYLAFILARAEGKSVEIRQAAGLLLKNNLRTAYKMMSPAHQQYIKSELLPCLGAADKHIRSTVGTIISVVVQQGGILGWPELLQAFINCLDSNDLNHMEGAMDALSKICEDIPQVLDSDVPGLAERPINIFLPQLFQFFQSPHASLRKLSLGSVNQYIMLMPSALYASVDKYLHGLFGLANDPAAEVRKLVCAAFVQLIEVRPSVLEPHMKNVIEYMLQVNKDTDDEVALEACEFWSAYCDAQLPPEILREYLPRLIPILLSNMAYADDDESLAEAEEDESLPDRDQDLKPRFHTSRFHGSEDAEDDDDDSFNVWNLRKCSAAALDVLSNVFGDEILPTLMPIIQAKLAATGDEAWKDREAAVLALGAVGEGCINGLYPHLSEIVAFLIPLLDDKFPLIRSISCWTLSRFSKYIVQDSGHQKGYEQFDAALMGLLRRILDTNKRVQEAACSAFATLEEEAAEELAPRLEVILHHLMCAFAKYQRRNLRIVYDAIGTLADAVGGELNQPVYLEILMPPLIAKWHQFPNSDKDLFPLLECFTSIAQALGTGFTQFAQPVFQRCINIIQTQQLAKVDPVSAGVQYDKEFIVCSLDLLSGLTEGLGSGIESLVSQSNLRDLLLQCCMDDASDVRQSAFALLGDLARVCPVHLHPRLSEFLDIAAKQLNTPKLKETISVANNACWAIGELAIKVRKEISPIVMTVISCLVPILQHAEGLNKSLVENSAITLGRLAWVCPDLVSPHMEHFMQSWCIALSMIRDDIEKEDAFRGLCAMVRANPSGALSSLVFMCKAIASWHEIRSEELHNEVCQVLHGYKQMLRNGAWDQCMSALEPPVKDKLSKYQV comes from the exons ATGGCGGCGGCTGGAAGTGCTTCGTGGCAGCCACAAGAGGAGGGGTTGAAGGAGATCTGTGGACTGCTGGAGCAGCAGATTTCGCCATCTTCTTCGGCCGATAAATCTCAGATTTGGCAACAGCTTCAGCACTATTCTCAGTTCCCTGATTTCAATAACTATCTCGCTTTTATCCTTGCACGAGCCGAG GGTAAATCAGTAGAGATTCGACAAGCTGCTGGTTTGCTGCTGAAAAATAATCTAAGAACTGCATATAAGATGATGTCTCCGGCACACCAACAATATATAAAGTCAGAACTATTACCCTGTTTAGGAGCAGCAGATAAACACATTAGGTCAACAGTTGGGACAATTATATCTGTGGTTGTCCAACAAGGGGGGATTTTGGGGTGGCCTGAGTTGTTGCAAGCTTTTATAAATTGTTTGGATAGCAATGACCTAAATCACATGGAAGGTGCAATGGATGCATTGTCAAAG ATTTGTGAGGATATACCACAAGTGTTGGATTCGGATGTGCCTGGGTTAGCTGAAAGGCCTATTAACATATTCCTTCCTCAGTTGTTTCAG TTTTTTCAGTCTCCACATGCTTCTCTGAGAAAGCTTTCATTGGGTTCTGTAAACCAATATATTATGTTGATGCCTTCT GCTTTATATGCATCTGTGGATAAATACCTTCATGGTTTGTTTGGCCTTGCTAATGACCCTGCAGCAGAAGTGCGGAAATTG GTTTGTGCAGCATTTGTTCAGCTAATTGAAGTCCGTCCATCTGTTCTGGAG CCACATATGAAGAATGTAATTGAATATATGTTGCAAGTAAATAAGGACACTGATGATGAGGTGGCACTTGAAGCATGTGAATTTTG GTCTGCTTATTGTGATGCGCAGTTACCACCTGAGATTTTGAGAGAATATTTACCACGTTTAATTCCA attttgttgtcaaataTGGCTTATGCAGATGATGATGAATCACTTGCTGAGGCTGAG GAAGATGAGTCTCTTCCAGACAGAGATCAG GACCTAAAACCTCGATTTCATACGTCACGATTTCATGGTTCTGAGGATGCAGAAGATGAT GATGATGACTCATTCAATGTATGGAACTTAAGGAAATGCAGTGCAGCAGCTCTTGATGTTCTATCAAATGTGTTCGGGGATGAAATTCTTCCAACTTTGATGCCTATTATTCAG GCCAAGTTAGCTGCTACTGGTGATGAAGCCTGGAAAGATAGGGAAGCTGCTGTTTTGGCTCTTGGCGCAGTTGGTGAAGGTTGCATTAATGGTCTTTATCCTCATTTGTCTGAG ATTGTGGCATTTTTAATTCCCCTTTTAGATGATAAGTTTCCTCTCATAAGGAGTATTTCTTGTTGGACACTTTCTCGATTCAGCAAATACATTGTTCAG gATAGTGGTCATCAAAAAGGCTATGAGCAATTTGATGCAGCTCTTATGGGTCTTCTGCGAAGAATATTAGATACTAACAAGCGGGTGCAAGAGGCTGCTTGTTCAGCTTTTGCAACACTTGAAGAG GAGGCTGCCGAAGAGTTGGCACCAAGGTTGGAAGTAATTTTACATCATCTTATGTGTGCTTTTGCCAAGTATCAG AGGCGGAACCTCAGAATTGTTTATGATGCTATTGGAACTCTAGCAGATGCTGTTGGAGGGGAATTGAATCAG CCCGTCTATCTTGAAATTCTGATGCCTCCACTTATTGCGAAGTGGCATCAGTTTCCAAATTCTGACAAAGATCTCTTTCCACTGCTTGAGTGCTTCACTTCCATAGCGCAG GCATTAGGTACCGGGTTCACTCAGTTTGCACAGCCTGTATTTCAGAGGTGCATAAATATCATCCAGACTCAACAATTGGCTAAG GTTGATCCTGTTTCAGCTggggttcagtatgataaggagtTCATTGTATGCTCGCTAGATTTGCTTTCTGGACTAACAGAGGGCCTTGGTAGTGGAATAGAAAGTTTG GTCTCGCAGAGCAATTTGAGGGACCTGCTTCTGCAGTGTTGCATGGATGATGCTTCTGATGTTCGACAAAGTGCCTTTGCACTTCTTGGGGACCTTGCTAGG GTTTGCCCTGTTCATTTGCATCCTCGTTTGTCTGAATTTCTTGATATAGCAGCAAAGCAATTG AATACTCCCAAGTTAAAGGAAACCATTTCAGTAGCGAACAATGCATGCTGGGCTATTGGCGAGCTAGCAATTAAG GTACGGAAAGAAATTTCTCCAATTGTCATGACAGTGATCTCATGTTTGGTTCCAATCCTTCAGCATGCTGAG GGGCTGAACAAGTCACTTGTTGAAAATAGTGCTATTACACTAGGGAGGCTTGCATGGGTCTGTCCAGATCTTGTATCGCCACATATGGAGCATTTCATGCAATCTTGGTGTATTGCTTTGTCTAT GATACGTGATGATATTGAGAAAGAAGATGCGTTCCGGGGCCTATGTGCAATG GTCAGGGCAAATCCATCAGGGGCTCTGAGTTCACTTGTTTTCATGTGCAAAGCTATTGCAAGTTGGCAT GAAATAAGGAGTGAAGAACTACATAATGAAGTTTGTCAGGTCTTGCACGGTTATAAACAG ATGCTTAGGAATGGGGCGTGGGACCAATGTATGTCTGCTTTGGAGCCACCTGTGAAGGATAAACTTTCAAAGTATCAAGTATAA